A stretch of DNA from Streptomyces xanthii:
GGTCGGGGTCGCCGTACGCGCGGGGCGCCCTGAAGAAGCTGTACCGGCCGGGACTCTCGGCGGCCGACGCGACGACCCTGGCCGTTCAGGCCCTCTACGACGCGGCGGACGACGACTCGGCGACGGGCGGGCCCGATCTGAACCGGGGGATCTATCCGTCGGTGGCCCTCGTCACGGAGGCGGGCTACCGCGCGGTGCCGGAGGACGAGGTGCGGGCGGTCGCGGAGGCGGTGGTGAACGCACGCGCGTCGTCTCCCGAAGGGCCTCGGGCGCCGCTCGTGTGAGGCGTGGCGTCTGCCGGGTGCGGTTTCGTCGGCGGCCGTCCGCCGGTGGGGGCTGGTCGCGCAGTTCCCCGCGCCCCTGGAAGGCTGCGGCTTCGCCGCGCCTTCCCCCGACCACAGGCACCCCGCACCTTGATCGGGGAAATGCGGCGCGCAGCGCCTGCATTTCAGGGGCGCGGGGAACTGCGCGAGCAGCCCCCACCGGACCCGCGGCCCGCGACGCGCCCGACACACCCCCGGCGATCCCGTCTCGCTCCCCGAAGCGCCCGTGCAGGGCGACACGGCCGTCGAGTAACGTCCAGGGGAACATCCGAGATCAGCCCGGGGGGGCTCATATGGGGACGGGGAGCACGACCGTGCGGGCAGTGCCAGTGCCAGTACCACAGGATGTCGCGAGCCAACCGGACTGCTGGACCCGGGCCGCGGAACTGGCGGCGAGCCACAGGTCCGCGCTCCCGCACCGCGGAGAACGCGTCGCGGTCATCGGCTCCGGCCCCGCCTACGCGATGGCCCAGTCCTACGCCGCGCTCCGCGAGAGCCGCGGCCACGGCGAGACGGACGCGTTCAGCGCGTCCGCGTTCCTGTACGGGCGGGAGTACGACCGGATCGTCGCCCTCACCCGCACCGGCACCGCACCCGTGATGCTGCGGCTGCTCGGCAGGGTGCACGGCAGTGTGCCCAGCGTCGTGATCACGGCGGCGCCGGACGCCCCGGACATCGCCGACCACACGGTGCGGCTCGACTTCACCGACCAGCCGGCGACCGAGGTCGCGACCCGGTTCCCGACCACGGCCCTGGCCCTGCTGCGCGCGCAGCTCGGCGAGAAACTGGACGACGCGACGGACGACGCCCACGAGGCGATCGAGGAGACGCTGCCCCATGTGCTCCTGGCAGCGCGGGAGTTCACGTTCCTGGGTTCCGGATGGACGTACGGGATAGCCGAGGCGGCCGCGCAGTTGATGCGGGACAACGCGGGCGCCTGGGCGCAGGCCTACCACGAGCCGGAGTACCGGCCGGGTCCGGCGGCGGCGCGGCAGGTGACGTGGGTGTTCGGCGAGGTGCCGGAGCGGCTCGCGCGGGCCGTGGCGGACGCGGGCGGCACGCTCGTCGCGTCGGCGCGGGATCCGCTGGCGGATCTGGTGCGGGTGCAGCGGCTCGCGCTCGGGTCCGCGGCGCACGGTGCGGCCGGGGCGGTCGGGGCGGCATGACGGACGCGGTGCCGGACCACTGGATCCGGGTTCCGGCGGGGCCGGACGCGGCCCGCTGGGCGACCCGGGGCCGTACCCGCACCGTGCTGTTCGTCCTGCACAACGTCACGTCGGCGACCCGGCTGCTCGACGTCCTGCCGCTCTTCGACGACGACCTGCGCGTGCAGTTGCTCGCCACGTGCACCGAGTCCTCGGCGTTCGGCGCGGGCGTACGGGAGCTGCTCGCGCAGACGGGCGTGCCCGTGCTCCCGTGGGAACAGGCCCTGGCCACTCCGGTCGACCTCGCCGTCTCGGCGAGCTTCGGCGGTCAACTGGCAGAGATTAAAGGGCAGTTGGCCATCCTGTCGCACGGCGTTGGATACACTAAAAGGCTGGGGGTGCCGGGTGCCGGGTGCCGGGTGCCGGGAGCCGGGAGCGGAGGGGTGGCGCGCCCGTGTTCGGGCTGTCGCCGGAGTGGCTGCTCGGCCCCGACGGGGCGCCGGTCGCCGACGCGCTCGTCCTGTCGCACCCCGAGCAGGAGGAGCGGCTGCGCGCCGTCTGCCCCGAGGCGGCCCACACCGGGGTGCTCGCCGGTGACCCGTGCTGGGACCGGATCCTCGCCGCCCGCGCCCACCGCGACCGCTACCGCCGCGCGCTCGGCGTCCGTGCCGGGCAGCGGCTCGTGCTGCTCAGTTCGACCTGGGGACCCGACGCGCTGTTCGGCGACGGCGGCGACGACACTCTCCCCGCGCTGCTGCCCCGGCTGACCTCGGAACTCCCGGTGGACACCCATCGTCTGGCCGCCGTCCTGCACCCCAATCTCTGGCACGGCCACGGCCCCGGCCAGATACGGTCCTGGCTCGACCGGGCCCGTCGCGCGGGGCTCACCCTGATCGACCCGCTGCACGGCTGGCGGCAGGCACTGATCGCGGCGGACGCCGTGATCGGCGACCACGGCGCGGTGACCTACTACGCGGCGGCGCTCGGCACACCCGTCCTGCTGGGCGCCGCCCCGCTCTCCGCGCTCGCGCCGGACGCCCCGGTCCACGCGTTCGTCCGCTCGGCGCCCCGGCTGGACCCGGCCGCCCCGCTGCGCCCGCAGCTCGACGCGCTGCTCGCCCGGCACCGGCCGCTGCCCGAGGCGGCGGAGTTCGTCAGCGCGGTGCCGCACGAGGCGGCGCCCCGTCTGCGCCGCCTGTTCCACCAGCTCCTGGACCTGCCCGAGCCGCCTTGGCCGGCCCGGCTCGCCCCGCTCCCCCTGCCCCCGTACGAACCGGCGGAGCCGTCCGTCCCGTTGCACGTCCGCACGTGGATCACGGGCCCGGGCGAGGTGCGCCTGGAGCGGTACGCGGGCCCGCATCCGGCCCCGTGCGGCGAGGACGGCGCCGTGGCGCACACCGCGCTCCACGAGGACACCCGCGAGCAGGACAGGCTCGGCCTCGCGGACGCCGTGTTCCGCTACGGGGCCGCCGACGACCCGCGTCTCGGTCCGCCCGAGCGGTGGGCCGCCGAGACCCTCGACCGCTTCCCGCAGTGCGCGCTGGCCGCGTACGCGACGGGCCCCGCGGAGTGTGTGGTGCGGACGCGGACGGGGGCGCTGGTGGAACTGAGCGGTCCGGACGGACCTGACCCGGCGGCGAACGCGTCCGCTCTGCACGCGTGGCTGGCCGCGGGCAAGGATGTGGCCGAACTCGCGGACTCCGGACTGCTGTTGGACACCAGTGGGGCCGGAACACACCGGGTCAGGGTCACGCTCCGCTGACGCAGCGCTCCCGCAGCACACGCAGCGCGTCCACATGCTGGGTGGCACCCTCGGCGACGAGGATCGCGAGGGCCTCGTCGATCAGCGGCAGCACGGTCGCGCGCTCACCGTCCTCGTAGCGGGTCCAGGCGAGGTCGGTGAGGACGCGCGCGGTGTTGTAGCCCTCACTGCGGTCGCGGAAGAACTCCAGGGCGTGGTCGAGGCGCGGGAGTGCCTCGTCGTGGCGCCCGGCGCCGCGCAGCGCCCGGCCGCGGTGGCGTTCCAGCAGGGCGCGGGCCCGGGGCAGGTCGGCGTGGCCTTCGGCGCCGGGCTCGATGCCGTCGAGGATCGCGCCCGCCGCGTCGAACCGCTCCAGCGCCTCGGGGTAGCGCCACTGCCGCAGCCGGAGCAGCCCGAGGAACTCGACGGCGGAGGCCTCACCGCGCAGATGCCCAGCCGCCGCCTCGGCACGTGCGGCGGCGACGGCCTCCGTCTCGGCCTCCGCATGGCGCCCCAACTCGGTGCAGGTGTGGGCCATTTGGGCATGGAGCGCGCCGGACATCCGCGTGCCGGGCTCCTGCGCGTCGGCGAGCCGTGCACCGGCGCGCAGGGCGGGAAGCAGCGTCTCGTGGTGTCCGGCCTTGAGCTGGAGCGGCCACAGGGCGCGGCAGATCCGCAGCGCCGTCGGTACGTCCCCCGACTCCTCGGCCGCCGCGACGGCCTCGACGAGAACGGCGGCATCGTCCGCGAGCACGGCGAGGGCGGCGCCCCGGTCGGCGTACGGTGCCGGGCTGTGGTCCGGCAGGGCGTCGGGGATCCGCCAGCTCTCCGGGAGGGCGGCCCGGGCGGCGTCCACGGCGCGGCGTTCGTAGTGGGTGAGCGCGCGGGCGAGGGCGGCGGAGCAGGCGGCGATGCCGTCGCCGGCGGCGGCGGTCCGCTCGGCGTGGGCGCGCACCCCGGGACGGTAGCGGTACCGGCCGTCGCCCGTGCGGTCGAGCAGGAGAGCGTCGGCGAGTTCTTCCAACAGGGCATCGGCGTCGGCCTGTCGGGGTCCGATGATCGCGGCGGCCGCCGGCGCGTCGAGGGCCGGCCAGGGGCGGAGGGCGGCGAGGCGGTACAGGCGGGCGGCCTCCGGACTCAGTCGCCGGTAGGTGTCCTCGGCCGCGGCGCCGACCGGGTCGTTCGCTCCGTTCACGGTGGGCTCCAGGGGCGCGTGCGGCACGGTCGACAGGCGGCGGGCCGCGGCGTGCAGGGCGTACGGGTGGCCGCCGCAGCGATCGAGCACGGCGGGCAGGGTGGCCTTCGCGGCGGCGACGGCGGGCTTGCCGGCGACCTCGGTGAGCAGGCGTTTCGCATCGCGGGGCGGCAGTGGTCCGAGAGGGACGCGCACGGCGCCGAGTCCGGCGAGCCGGTCGCGGGCTACGACTACGGTGCAGACGCCGGGCGCGGTGACGACGAGGGGCTGCACCTGGGCGGTGGACGTGGCGTGGTCGAGGACGACGAGCAGCCGGCGCGCGTCGAGCAGGGAGCGCAGCGCGGTGACGCGGTCGGCCTGTGCGGGCGGTATCCGGTCGTCGGGCACGCCGAGTTCGCGCAGGAGCAGGGCCGCGCCCTCGCCGGGACCCCGGCCGCGCAGGTCGGCGTAGAGCTGTCCGTCGGGGAAGCGGTCGGCGCGCCGCCAGCCCCAGTGGACGGCCACGGCGGTGGTGCCGATGCCTTCGGGGCCGTGCAGCTGCACGGTGCGGGGGCGGCCCGCGAAGGGCCGGGTCGCTTCGTCGTCGAGCTGCCGCATGACGTCGCGCCGGTCGGTGAAGACGTGCGGCGCCGAGGGCAGCCGGGGCCGGGCGCCGAGCGGTCCGGTGAGCGGGCTCGCGAGGCCACCGGTCAACCGGCCGAACTCGGCGAGGAGTTCCGGGCGTCCCGCGGCGCTCTCGACGACCAGTCGGGCGACGTGTTCGCGCTGTTCGGGGGTGGTGGGCGCGGGGACCTCGCGGCCGGTGATGCGGCGCACCAGGGCGCCGGTGGTCTCCCAGGCGCGCTTGCCGGCCTCGTTGGCCATCCCGGAGCCGACCGCTATCAGCACCCCGGCGACCGCCGTGACCGGATCCACCATGAGTCCACTCCCCCGCGCACCGACAGCCCTGCACCGCCTGACGAATGATCAAGCCTACGCGCCGGGCACCCCGTTCACAGGGGAACGGGCCGCTCGGGGGCGGGTGTTCAGAACTGCCGGGCCGGCCAGTCCAGGAGCCGCGCTCCGATGACCGCCGTCTGGAGCGTGTACCGGTGCACGGGGTCGGCGGGGTCCGCGCCGGTCAGCTGGTGGATGCGGGCCAGCCGGTAGGTGAAGGCGCGGACGCTGAGGGAGAGACGGCGGGCGGCCTCGGCGGCGACGCACCCGGTGTCGAAGTACGTGGCGAGCGTGTCGATGAGCGGCTGGGCTCCGCCGCGCGCCTGCTGGAGCGGGCCGAGCGCATTCTGCACGAGGTCGGCCATGGCCTGCCGGTCGCGGGTCAGCACCGGGTAGACGAGGAGGTCGGCGGCGCGCAGCACCGGGTCCTCCAGTTCGAGCCGGTCGGCGAGGTCGAGGGCGTTGAGGGCTTCCTCGTAGGACTGGACGACACCGCCGGGGCCCGACTGGGGGCGGCCGATGGCGACGCGGCCGCCGTCGGTCGCGGCGTGGGCCTGCTTGGCGAAGTGGACGAGGACCTCGTCCTGGTCGCCGGGCGCGATGCAGACGAGACGGCCGTCCTTGGTGGTGAGCAGGACGTTGCGGTCTCCGAAGCGGGCGCTGAGGGCACGCTCGACGTCGCGCGGGGCCCGGTCGCCCTCGTCGTAGGCGTGGCCGCCCTGGGCGACGGCGACGGCGTGCGCGTAGGACAGGCGCAGGCCGAAGCGTTCGGCGCGCTCGGCGATCCGGCCGAGGTCGCTGCGCCCGTGGAGGAGGTCGTCGATGAACTCGCGGCGGGCCGCCTCCTCGCGGCGTACGGCGACGCGCTGGGCGCGCTCGTAGCCCTCGGCGAAGGCGTCGACGCCCTGGGCCACGGCCGCCAGGACGGCGTCCAGCGTGGTGGCGGCGCCGTACGGGTGGGCGCGGGCCTGGGCCAGGTGGACACCGACGAGCTCCCGCAGTCCGTGTCCCGCCTCCGCGGCGCGCTCTCCCAGGGCGCGCCGCGAGTCGAGTTCGGCGCGGGTGAGGCGGCGGCCGGTGGCGGAGGCCTCGGCGACGATCCCGGCGAACCCGTCCAGGAACTCGTCCGGTATGCCCCGCTCCGCCGCCATGTGTGCCCCTGCCTCGCTCGACTCTCGCCGTGGCCTTTGTAGCGCAGGGGCGGGCAGGGGCCACAGGCGGGGGCGTCCGGT
This window harbors:
- a CDS encoding tetratricopeptide repeat protein, which codes for MVDPVTAVAGVLIAVGSGMANEAGKRAWETTGALVRRITGREVPAPTTPEQREHVARLVVESAAGRPELLAEFGRLTGGLASPLTGPLGARPRLPSAPHVFTDRRDVMRQLDDEATRPFAGRPRTVQLHGPEGIGTTAVAVHWGWRRADRFPDGQLYADLRGRGPGEGAALLLRELGVPDDRIPPAQADRVTALRSLLDARRLLVVLDHATSTAQVQPLVVTAPGVCTVVVARDRLAGLGAVRVPLGPLPPRDAKRLLTEVAGKPAVAAAKATLPAVLDRCGGHPYALHAAARRLSTVPHAPLEPTVNGANDPVGAAAEDTYRRLSPEAARLYRLAALRPWPALDAPAAAAIIGPRQADADALLEELADALLLDRTGDGRYRYRPGVRAHAERTAAAGDGIAACSAALARALTHYERRAVDAARAALPESWRIPDALPDHSPAPYADRGAALAVLADDAAVLVEAVAAAEESGDVPTALRICRALWPLQLKAGHHETLLPALRAGARLADAQEPGTRMSGALHAQMAHTCTELGRHAEAETEAVAAARAEAAAGHLRGEASAVEFLGLLRLRQWRYPEALERFDAAGAILDGIEPGAEGHADLPRARALLERHRGRALRGAGRHDEALPRLDHALEFFRDRSEGYNTARVLTDLAWTRYEDGERATVLPLIDEALAILVAEGATQHVDALRVLRERCVSGA
- a CDS encoding PucR family transcriptional regulator; amino-acid sequence: MAAERGIPDEFLDGFAGIVAEASATGRRLTRAELDSRRALGERAAEAGHGLRELVGVHLAQARAHPYGAATTLDAVLAAVAQGVDAFAEGYERAQRVAVRREEAARREFIDDLLHGRSDLGRIAERAERFGLRLSYAHAVAVAQGGHAYDEGDRAPRDVERALSARFGDRNVLLTTKDGRLVCIAPGDQDEVLVHFAKQAHAATDGGRVAIGRPQSGPGGVVQSYEEALNALDLADRLELEDPVLRAADLLVYPVLTRDRQAMADLVQNALGPLQQARGGAQPLIDTLATYFDTGCVAAEAARRLSLSVRAFTYRLARIHQLTGADPADPVHRYTLQTAVIGARLLDWPARQF
- a CDS encoding SIS domain-containing protein yields the protein MPVPQDVASQPDCWTRAAELAASHRSALPHRGERVAVIGSGPAYAMAQSYAALRESRGHGETDAFSASAFLYGREYDRIVALTRTGTAPVMLRLLGRVHGSVPSVVITAAPDAPDIADHTVRLDFTDQPATEVATRFPTTALALLRAQLGEKLDDATDDAHEAIEETLPHVLLAAREFTFLGSGWTYGIAEAAAQLMRDNAGAWAQAYHEPEYRPGPAAARQVTWVFGEVPERLARAVADAGGTLVASARDPLADLVRVQRLALGSAAHGAAGAVGAA